The Larimichthys crocea isolate SSNF chromosome X, L_crocea_2.0, whole genome shotgun sequence genome segment CTGTAAAAAATTTAATTACTGAGTGTGCCTCTTACATAAAGTGTGTTCTGCCATTTGCTTACACACCCTCTGCATCACGCCTGAGTCATTTACCTGGTTAAGAGACTGTAGAGTGACTTCATGCTGAGTTTACCTCACAGACACACTtgcaggagcacacacacacccacccccgTGCCCACTCATTCTTTCACTTCCTTATTGACACGTTCGGTAATTGGCTTGCGTGAATAAACCggcacacacacttttggccCCGAGGCAACCTTTTGAAACGCACACTCCTAAACAACCAAGCTATCCCGTTCGATCACTTTCCCTCTTCTTATTTGCCACTCTTGCATGTAGTCCCAGTCCCAGGTAATTCTAGCGGCTGATAAGGTGGAGAAGCGAGAGCAGGATAAAAATGTAGCCTGTGCTGCTTCTTATCTCTGTTGTATGTGTTTACATAGCCCAAAGGCTTCAGCATGCCTCTGCCACTCTCCCAGGCAGTGCAACACCACCTCAGTTTTTTACGGACAGGTTCCCACACGCTCACATCTGCCTGCCACTTTCTACTATTTTCTCTGACTTGTCTGGACCAAACGGCGTGTTCATTTGTCTCGTTTATTTGATCTGGGAGGAGCAGAACTTTAATGGGTCGCTGAGTATTATTTCGTTGCAGCTTTCACCaagttgtttctgttttaaatttgaaaatacGACACATCTGTCAGCACGAGACAAGTCTGAATCACTGCTGAGCAATTCCTCCCCCCATGGTGGTGCCCCTCAGTGCCCCATAGTAGTGGAGGTACACAGAGCTCCACCTGTGGCTGCAAAGAGAAGTGCACCACACCCATTCCCACTCTCGAGCAGGCAATGCTGGTGGTGTCCACTCACTCTTtaattgtctgtctgtggatCATTATCCATTCATAACTCACCAATTATCCATTCATTCCGGCATCGCAGTTCATTCATAAGTTGGTTGGATGATTGTGTTCTGTCCAGCATTGTTTCTGTTTAGTGGTGCACGCATGATTGTGTTAATATGTATGATGGACTTCATGTGTCATTAGTCCATGgaaactttattttgtctttaggCCCTGCGAACTATAAACCAGAGCGCCCAGGCTGTCACTGGCTTTCACTTTTTATGTTTGCAGTTGTCGCTgtgacacaaaagaaaagaaacacagcacTGCTTTCAGCTGCAATGCAACGTGAAGTGCCTGAGCTTCACCAGATGAAGCTGGGTGCCtataaaattcaaatgaaagttGACGACGGttgctttcactttttttttttttttttggattggtCAGTACTCTATAGGAGTAGCTTGTGACTCTGGATGGCTGGAAAGgttttcagtgctgtgtgtgtgttggatccCCTCACGTGTTGTTTCTTCCTCGCTGCAGAACGGCCGCATTCCTTGTGATGCAGACATAGAGAGGCTGACACTGAACGAGGGTTACATCAACGGGTCACATCACGTAAGCGCCTCTCGCTTTTTTTGAAATTTCACGAGGTTAACGATATCCCACGCATTGAGTTTATGTTCTgcaatgtgtgtgcgtgcagttCAGGATGGAGCCTGGTCATGTGATGCAGGAGACGTACACGGTGGAGGACCCCCAGGAGGCACCACCTGTTGTCTCTGTGGAGACCAGCGAAGATGGGACCACGCGGCGCACAGAAACCACGGTAACATGAGCCGATGGAAAATAACTCACATTTCACAGCATGAAATGACTACAGaagaacattttctctgtttaaatTGTATCTGGACAAATAATAAAAGGGCAAATGTTAACGGTTGAATCTTGTCTcctcttttttgctttttaaggTTAAAAAAGTAGTAAAGACCACCACCACTCGCACGGTCATCCCCTCCGTGTCAGACACACTTTCCCTGGATGGTGGGGGTTCAGTGACAGGTATGGGGGGCTACCCTGCCCCCATGGTTTACAGGCAGGGGCCCGCACCTGGCGTCCCCATGGACTACCCCACTCACACCGTGCCGCGCAACTACCACTACGGACCTCCGGGAGGCTACGACGACTACCGCACTGGACCCCCATCTGAGACCTATGCAAGCCTTAACAGGGGTGCTCGCATGGATGATCGCTACAGGTTCGTCAGCTCTGCAGATCTAGGATTCAAGCCAGTCAGGCAGAGATTTATCTTGTGGTTCTCACTCTCAACCTAACTCTCTCTTGCCTCACCAGACCGGTCCATCCAGACGGTTACAGAACTCTGGATCCAAGCTACAGAGCCCACAGCAGGAACCAGCTGGACCCCTATGCTGCTCAGCCACAGGTATGTTCAACAATCACCGTGTCTCTTGCTTTGATTGATGCTTGATGCTTTCCTTTTGGTAGGatttaatcttttcattttatcaaTGAATCTGTGCTTCCAGGATCAGGATTTCACATTGCATACACGGCATAGGAAAAGTTTAAAGCATGTTGGCTTGTAGCTTGTATCATTTTGGGGCCTGTCTTTGTCCAGGTTGGGCGTATGGGAAGTGCCATGGAGCTGTCGTCCATGCAGAGATTTGTCCCAGACCCGTACGGTCTGGAAGATGATCAGCGCAGCATCGGTTACGATGAGCCCGACTATGGCATGGGACACCCAATGCACTACAGCACTGTACCCCGCAACCACCATGCATTCCCCCATGGGCCCCCACGCAGGACTGGGtaagttgtgtgtttttgtagtgACCCATCTGTGTTTTTAGGAATGAGCAATGCCCAGATGTTCAAGTGTGAGTGCCGTGTATATGGTGTCATCTTTGagtcatgtttatgtttgacaTATGTGCTCatatgttctctctctcctcccttcttcaGGAGTTACGAGGGCACCTTGGACGGTGACATGAGCGGTCCAGGCGACATGTACTATTGGGGAGGAGCACCGCTGGCCACGGGCGAAAGAGGTAGCATGGCATCGTTGGACAGCACCCTAAGGAAACCGCCCATCGGCCCTGGTGGCTGGCGTCAACCGGAGCTGCCAGAGGTCATCGCCATGCTCAATTACAGGCTGGACCCCGTCAGGAGCAACGCAGCTGCGTACCTGCAGCATCTCACCTATAAGAATGACAAAGTAAGAGATGGTAGAAAGCCTTGTATCCAGTGTAACTTGGAGCAGAATAGACTTTAATTAAAAGCAATTAGTTAAAGAGTGAGGTCAAACTGACTTTCTCTCAGGACTGAGGATGATTAGTCATATGACTGAGGGAAGGATGATAGAATACAGACAAAGTTATAATTCTACCACAGTAAGAGAAAGATAAGGAAAGAAGGTAGGTagaaaacttaattaaaaaaggTAGAAAACTTAATTTCTGGGTGTAGATAGTGGAGGCACCTTTTTTCTCAATGTTGGACatggagtttgtttttaattggtGCTGGCTCCAAATGTAGAACTGCGAATTTGTTTAGAAAGACGTTCTTTGATTTTGCTCATTGATCAACGTTTTAATAGCAAGTTTGGACTTGCGCCACGGTCAGCATTACTGGTTGTTTGTGGCGATGCACCACAAAAAGCACTTAAAAGTATAGCGAAGCTTTACAAAAGAACAGGGTCACGCAGCGAGGAGGTCTGTGTGAAACTTGGCAGACAgcgctgtgtttttattgatctGGTACACTGTGTTAGCTCACACTGCACTGGACTCTTTATGCTCGCACTGTACAGACCAACCGAGCAGCCTCAGTGCGGCTGACACTGAGTGACAACTGCAACAGTGTTTACAAAATGTTACTCTGTGCCATTCTACtatgagcaagaaaaaaaaataaaaatttggaGACACAGATGGCATGAAGATGCAGACAATATGCTTTCTGTTCTGCACGTTTTATATCGCAGCATTCTCAAGAGTTTTAgccaaaacatgtaaaattcCAATAATAATATTGAAACAGGCTGACCACAGTTCGACAGCAGCCATGTTTGAATTTGGAACCATGGAACTTCTTGAATTGCAGGACCAGAATTTCTGACATGCCAGATATTCAAGCGATCGTGCAGGAAATTAGATAGCGACATTCAACTTGTGAATGGCAAAGAGATTATTTAGAGTTTTCTCAATTTTACTGTGAATAAGAAAAAGTAGCACAAAGCTCTTAGTGTTGATTGCAGTTGAAGGATTTTTCCAGGGTCCTTCAAAACTGATTTAACTGATTGATGTTTGAATTACTggattgttaaaaaaaacttaacccCCTCCCCATCCATCAACGTCTTTTTGCTTTCCAGGTGAAGTCTGACGTGCGTCGTCTGAAAGGCATCCCAGCTCTCGTGTCTATGCTCGACAACCCAAACAAAGAGGTCGGTTTGCTGATTTTCTCCACAGCTTTCTGCTCGTTCTTGACTTTATTAGGAATGTGTTATGATTGAACTAGGTGGGGTAAAAGCGAGGCTTTAAGGGATGTAGTGTATTTGTTATGTAATACCAAGACAGCTCACTGGCCCGACACAAGGTGAACTTAAAACTCCCCACTAATACCGGCTGAAAGGGAAATAGAAATAAGCATTACGTATTCGACTTCTCCTCAAATCCTGCAGGTCAACATGTATGCTAAATATGGTTTCGGCCAAAAACATTCTGCGGTTTTTCTATGATTCCCTTTCATTTAGGGTGAGCTGTGGCAAAGTTTTTGCTGATGTTTATACGGGCACTACCAGACAAACCACATCATGCATTCCACTCTTGAGGCAGAGAAGCATcttaatttcacatttcatgCTCCGCGGCCAATGACAAGTTTGAAGTCTGGTGTGTGTCGGATGACTTGCTGGCTGGAGAAATGGGTCAAACGGCGACTGCATCCTCTTAACGCTTTTAAGTGATTCCAAAAAAGGtccacacagtgtgtgtgtgtgtgtgtgtgagtgtgagtgtgaaagacCGAGGAGATATAAAATTTGAGAGATTAGAGTATCAAAAAAACATTCTCCACAATTTAATACAATAAGTGAAGAGAGACATTGATTATGGGATACTGGTGTACTACTGCTTTATAGTgaaatatgtttgaaatgtaGCCAACTAATTTACCATTAATTACAGACAATTACTTGCATGAGTAGCAGTGCCAAGGCCTGTGTAATTTGCGTAGTACGATCTAACAGTTAGAAGGGCACGCCACTGTTTTCTGCTCTAACGATAAATCCATGTACGTGGGATCGGTGCTCTCTTTAAGTGATACTCCATCATGGTTAACGGCTCAATAAGCTGTCATTATGTCTTTGTTCCAGGTTCACTACGCAGCCTGTGGGGCGCTGAAGAACATCTCGTATGGCAAAGATCCAGACAACAAGATTGCCATCAAGAACTGTGATGGAGTGCCGGCTCTAACCAGGCTGCTGAGGAAGACTCACGACCAGGACCTCACTGACACCATCACAGGTTAGAGGCACATGATTTAAACAGTGTAAGATATTGTGCTTCTGGACTCGCTGGTTGAACTCCTGGTTGAATGAAATTGGACAAAGCAAAGTCTGGCACGAGTGGAAATGAACGTGACATTTCtgcatatttttttccacagggaCGCTGTGGAACCTGTCGTCCCACGACTCTGTGAAAATGGAGATTGTGGACCACGCGCTGCACGCCCTCTCCGACGAGGTGATTGTGCCCCATTCGGGCTGGGAGCGAGGGAGCAACGGGgcgggaggaggggaggagaactGCAAGCCCAGACATCTTGAGTGGGAGACAGCCCTCACCAACACAGCAGGCTGCCTGAGGTATGGAAGGAAGGGATATATGGTGGTGTGAAGGAGGGTAGGGTTCATGTAGGCAACAGAGAGAAATGGAATTATTCCAGCTCAACAGACTGACAGAGCAGTGGGGAGTGTGACGGGGGAAGTGAGCAAT includes the following:
- the ctnnd1 gene encoding catenin delta-1 isoform X1; its protein translation is MEQCASTASLLASVREQERQFEMLSRALEEERRSCAGTLPRPLPNMQNGRIPCDADIERLTLNEGYINGSHHFRMEPGHVMQETYTVEDPQEAPPVVSVETSEDGTTRRTETTVKKVVKTTTTRTVIPSVSDTLSLDGGGSVTGMGGYPAPMVYRQGPAPGVPMDYPTHTVPRNYHYGPPGGYDDYRTGPPSETYASLNRGARMDDRYRPVHPDGYRTLDPSYRAHSRNQLDPYAAQPQVGRMGSAMELSSMQRFVPDPYGLEDDQRSIGYDEPDYGMGHPMHYSTVPRNHHAFPHGPPRRTGSYEGTLDGDMSGPGDMYYWGGAPLATGERGSMASLDSTLRKPPIGPGGWRQPELPEVIAMLNYRLDPVRSNAAAYLQHLTYKNDKVKSDVRRLKGIPALVSMLDNPNKEVHYAACGALKNISYGKDPDNKIAIKNCDGVPALTRLLRKTHDQDLTDTITGTLWNLSSHDSVKMEIVDHALHALSDEVIVPHSGWERGSNGAGGGEENCKPRHLEWETALTNTAGCLRNVSSERSEARRKLRECTGLVDSLMYIVQSQIDCKDVDNKLIENSVCLLRNLSYQVHREIPGCERYQEAAPINQGPAPSSQKGGCFSSRKSKDEWFSKGRKDEEDAAADMIDIPKRTTPAKGYELLYQPEVVRIYTSLLKESKNPTVLEASAGAVQNLCAGRWTYGRYIRALLRKEKGLPMMTELLAHGNDRVVRAMSGALRNLAIDARNRDLLGKHAVPHLVADLPGGGQSQPVRALSEETVVSVLSTLHEVLGSSLEAAKTLRASQGIERLVLINKDGNRSDREVRGAGLVLQTVWGYKELRRTLEKDGWKKTDFMVNLNPPSNTRANGGYEDSTLPLIDKGGKGDREMIPLNDLGPDAYSTLDQRGRRNTLDNTLEPADKDAVQGGMYGERQASLPLTDSYDEKLIVCITRRQPPPTYCPC
- the ctnnd1 gene encoding catenin delta-1 isoform X4, with translation MEQCASTASLLASVREQERQFEMLSRALEEERRSCAGTLPRPLPNMQNGRIPCDADIERLTLNEGYINGSHHFRMEPGHVMQETYTVEDPQEAPPVVSVETSEDGTTRRTETTVKKVVKTTTTRTVIPSVSDTLSLDGGGSVTGMGGYPAPMVYRQGPAPGVPMDYPTHTVPRNYHYGPPGGYDDYRTGPPSETYASLNRGARMDDRYRPVHPDGYRTLDPSYRAHSRNQLDPYAAQPQVGRMGSAMELSSMQRFVPDPYGLEDDQRSIGYDEPDYGMGHPMHYSTVPRNHHAFPHGPPRRTGSYEGTLDGDMSGPGDMYYWGGAPLATGERGSMASLDSTLRKPPIGPGGWRQPELPEVIAMLNYRLDPVRSNAAAYLQHLTYKNDKVKSDVRRLKGIPALVSMLDNPNKEVHYAACGALKNISYGKDPDNKIAIKNCDGVPALTRLLRKTHDQDLTDTITGTLWNLSSHDSVKMEIVDHALHALSDEVIVPHSGWERGSNGAGGGEENCKPRHLEWETALTNTAGCLRNVSSERSEARRKLRECTGLVDSLMYIVQSQIDCKDVDNKLIENSVCLLRNLSYQVHREIPGCERYQEAAPINQGPAPSSQKGGCFSSRKSKDEWFSKGRKDEEDAAADMIDIPKRTTPAKGYELLYQPEVVRIYTSLLKESKNPTVLEASAGAVQNLCAGRWTYGRYIRALLRKEKGLPMMTELLAHGNDRVVRAMSGALRNLAIDARNRDLLGKHAVPHLVADLPGGGQSQPVRALSEETVVSVLSTLHEVLGSSLEAAKTLRASQGIERLVLINKDGNRSDREVRGAGLVLQTVWGYKELRRTLEKDGWKKTDFMVNLNPPSNTRANGGYEDSTLPLIDKGGKGDREMIPLNDLGPDAYSTLDQRGRRNTLDNTLEPADKDAVQKN
- the ctnnd1 gene encoding catenin delta-1 isoform X2, whose product is MEQCASTASLLASVREQERQFEMLSRALEEERRSCAGTLPRPLPNMQNGRIPCDADIERLTLNEGYINGSHHFRMEPGHVMQETYTVEDPQEAPPVVSVETSEDGTTRRTETTVKKVVKTTTTRTVIPSVSDTLSLDGGGSVTGMGGYPAPMVYRQGPAPGVPMDYPTHTVPRNYHYGPPGGYDDYRTGPPSETYASLNRGARMDDRYRPVHPDGYRTLDPSYRAHSRNQLDPYAAQPQVGRMGSAMELSSMQRFVPDPYGLEDDQRSIGYDEPDYGMGHPMHYSTVPRNHHAFPHGPPRRTGSYEGTLDGDMSGPGDMYYWGGAPLATGERGSMASLDSTLRKPPIGPGGWRQPELPEVIAMLNYRLDPVRSNAAAYLQHLTYKNDKVKSDVRRLKGIPALVSMLDNPNKEVHYAACGALKNISYGKDPDNKIAIKNCDGVPALTRLLRKTHDQDLTDTITGTLWNLSSHDSVKMEIVDHALHALSDEVIVPHSGWERGSNGAGGGEENCKPRHLEWETALTNTAGCLRNVSSERSEARRKLRECTGLVDSLMYIVQSQIDCKDVDNKLIENSVCLLRNLSYQVHREIPGCERYQEAAPINQGPAPSSQKGGCFSSRKSKGRKDEEDAAADMIDIPKRTTPAKGYELLYQPEVVRIYTSLLKESKNPTVLEASAGAVQNLCAGRWTYGRYIRALLRKEKGLPMMTELLAHGNDRVVRAMSGALRNLAIDARNRDLLGKHAVPHLVADLPGGGQSQPVRALSEETVVSVLSTLHEVLGSSLEAAKTLRASQGIERLVLINKDGNRSDREVRGAGLVLQTVWGYKELRRTLEKDGWKKTDFMVNLNPPSNTRANGGYEDSTLPLIDKGGKGDREMIPLNDLGPDAYSTLDQRGRRNTLDNTLEPADKDAVQGGMYGERQASLPLTDSYDEKLIVCITRRQPPPTYCPC
- the ctnnd1 gene encoding catenin delta-1 isoform X3 → MEQCASTASLLASVREQERQFEMLSRALEEERRSCAGTLPRPLPNMQNGRIPCDADIERLTLNEGYINGSHHFRMEPGHVMQETYTVEDPQEAPPVVSVETSEDGTTRRTETTVKKVVKTTTTRTVIPSVSDTLSLDGGGSVTGMGGYPAPMVYRQGPAPGVPMDYPTHTVPRNYHYGPPGGYDDYRTGPPSETYASLNRGARMDDRYRPVHPDGYRTLDPSYRAHSRNQLDPYAAQPQVGRMGSAMELSSMQRFVPDPYGLEDDQRSIGYDEPDYGMGHPMHYSTVPRNHHAFPHGPPRRTGSYEGTLDGDMSGPGDMYYWGGAPLATGERGSMASLDSTLRKPPIGPGGWRQPELPEVIAMLNYRLDPVRSNAAAYLQHLTYKNDKVKSDVRRLKGIPALVSMLDNPNKEVHYAACGALKNISYGKDPDNKIAIKNCDGVPALTRLLRKTHDQDLTDTITGTLWNLSSHDSVKMEIVDHALHALSDEVIVPHSGWERGSNGAGGGEENCKPRHLEWETALTNTAGCLRNVSSERSEARRKLRECTGLVDSLMYIVQSQIDCKDVDNKLIENSVCLLRNLSYQVHREIPGCERYQEAAPINQGPAPSSQKGGCFSSRKSKDEWFSKGRKDEEDAAADMIDIPKRTTPAKGYELLYQPEVVRIYTSLLKESKNPTVLEASAGAVQNLCAGRWTYGRYIRALLRKEKGLPMMTELLAHGNDRVVRAMSGALRNLAIDARNRDLLGKHAVPHLVADLPGGGQSQPVRALSEETVVSVLSTLHEVLGSSLEAAKTLRASQGIERLVLINKDGNRSDREVRGAGLVLQTVWGYKELRRTLEKDGWKKTDFMVNLNPPSNTRANGGYEDSTLPLIDKGGKGDREMIPLNDLGPDAYSTLDQRGRRNTLDNTLEPADKDAVQGGMYGERQASLPLTDSYDG
- the ctnnd1 gene encoding catenin delta-1 isoform X5; this translates as MEPGHVMQETYTVEDPQEAPPVVSVETSEDGTTRRTETTVKKVVKTTTTRTVIPSVSDTLSLDGGGSVTGMGGYPAPMVYRQGPAPGVPMDYPTHTVPRNYHYGPPGGYDDYRTGPPSETYASLNRGARMDDRYRPVHPDGYRTLDPSYRAHSRNQLDPYAAQPQVGRMGSAMELSSMQRFVPDPYGLEDDQRSIGYDEPDYGMGHPMHYSTVPRNHHAFPHGPPRRTGSYEGTLDGDMSGPGDMYYWGGAPLATGERGSMASLDSTLRKPPIGPGGWRQPELPEVIAMLNYRLDPVRSNAAAYLQHLTYKNDKVKSDVRRLKGIPALVSMLDNPNKEVHYAACGALKNISYGKDPDNKIAIKNCDGVPALTRLLRKTHDQDLTDTITGTLWNLSSHDSVKMEIVDHALHALSDEVIVPHSGWERGSNGAGGGEENCKPRHLEWETALTNTAGCLRNVSSERSEARRKLRECTGLVDSLMYIVQSQIDCKDVDNKLIENSVCLLRNLSYQVHREIPGCERYQEAAPINQGPAPSSQKGGCFSSRKSKDEWFSKGRKDEEDAAADMIDIPKRTTPAKGYELLYQPEVVRIYTSLLKESKNPTVLEASAGAVQNLCAGRWTYGRYIRALLRKEKGLPMMTELLAHGNDRVVRAMSGALRNLAIDARNRDLLGKHAVPHLVADLPGGGQSQPVRALSEETVVSVLSTLHEVLGSSLEAAKTLRASQGIERLVLINKDGNRSDREVRGAGLVLQTVWGYKELRRTLEKDGWKKTDFMVNLNPPSNTRANGGYEDSTLPLIDKGGKGDREMIPLNDLGPDAYSTLDQRGRRNTLDNTLEPADKDAVQGGMYGERQASLPLTDSYDEKLIVCITRRQPPPTYCPC